In Nicotiana tabacum cultivar K326 chromosome 11, ASM71507v2, whole genome shotgun sequence, a single window of DNA contains:
- the LOC142166009 gene encoding putative mitochondrial protein AtMg00860: MILAQKEIYFLGMHFAQGEYSPGPNICQELLKLPDTNLTTKQIQHFLGVINFGRDFIPNISTYISPLIERLKKNASPWGEKQDEAVRKIKEISKNIKSLYIPSDGKKILQTDACNEYSSVVLFE; encoded by the coding sequence ATGATTCTTGCTCAAAAGGAGATTTATTTTCTCGGAATGCATTTTGCCCAAGGGGAATACAGTCCAGGACCAAATATATGTCAGGAATTACTCAAATTACCGGATACCAACCTCACAACAAAGCAGATCCAACATTTCTTGGGTGTAATAAATTTTGGAagagatttcatcccaaatatctcTACATACATTTCACCACTCATAGAAAGGCTCAAGAAAAATGCTTCGCCATGGGGAGAGAAACAAGATGAAGCAGTCAGAAAAATAAAGGAGATATCTAAAAATATCAAGTCCCTCTACATCCCTTCAGATGGAAAGAAGATACTGCAAACTGATGCTTGCAATGAATATTCGAGTGTTGTTTTATTTGAATAA